The Petrotoga sp. 9PWA.NaAc.5.4 genome has a window encoding:
- a CDS encoding huazacin family RiPP peptide translates to MVCLFPYIICAVDGPVPIADAAGSTAGSKTSLASASFI, encoded by the coding sequence GTGGTTTGCTTATTTCCATATATTATATGTGCCGTTGATGGTCCAGTACCTATTGCTGATGCTGCAGGCTCAACCGCTGGTAGTAAAACTAGTTTAGCTTCAGCTTCTTTTATTTAA